A stretch of the Planktothricoides raciborskii GIHE-MW2 genome encodes the following:
- a CDS encoding AAA-like domain-containing protein, with protein MHPKAIRNNLRLLVRTKHRLEQDGFHCAAVDLSVVGSKQITPVQWYKGFAADLWRQLGLLETLNLKTWWQERNDLGLLQRLRWFIEELLLVQFPQQKLFIFIDEVDSLLGLKFSIDDFFALIRFCYNQRAINPEYQRITFAIFGVATPSDLIRDRTKTPFNIGQAIKLKGFDWSEVTPLIQGLEKKVEQPASVVKAILDFTAGQPFLTQNLCHLVAQLSQRAMGDGGRFDRLRAN; from the coding sequence ATACACCCCAAGGCCATTCGTAACAACTTAAGGCTGCTAGTACGAACTAAGCATCGCCTTGAACAAGATGGCTTTCACTGCGCTGCGGTGGATTTGAGTGTGGTGGGGAGCAAGCAGATTACGCCAGTGCAATGGTACAAGGGATTCGCCGCTGACTTATGGCGACAGTTGGGGCTACTAGAAACCTTGAATCTGAAAACTTGGTGGCAAGAACGCAACGATCTCGGTTTATTGCAACGGCTACGGTGGTTTATTGAGGAATTGCTACTGGTGCAGTTTCCCCAACAAAAGTTGTTTATCTTTATTGATGAAGTTGATAGTTTGCTAGGTCTTAAATTTTCAATTGACGACTTTTTTGCCTTGATTCGCTTTTGCTATAACCAACGGGCAATCAACCCAGAATATCAACGCATTACCTTTGCCATTTTTGGGGTAGCAACTCCTTCCGATTTGATTCGAGACAGGACGAAGACACCGTTTAATATTGGACAAGCGATCAAACTAAAAGGCTTTGATTGGTCAGAAGTAACTCCTTTAATTCAAGGGCTAGAGAAGAAGGTGGAACAGCCAGCATCGGTTGTAAAGGCGATTTTAGATTTCACGGCTGGACAACCGTTTTTGACTCAGAATTTGTGTCATTTAGTCGCGCAATTGAGTCAACGGGCAATGGGGGATGGTGGCCGTTTTGACAGACTTCGCGCCAATTGA
- a CDS encoding pentapeptide repeat-containing protein — protein sequence MALGCINENLYQFYETILRKVDLRGADLVKADLRYADLTEANLYRVALELANLVGADLSRTNLKRASLFQANLEGSVLQDTNLVETDLRYANLKDTQLMGANFSGYRVKGACFTGAQGLTHLQKQWLKANVALNITT from the coding sequence ATGGCCTTGGGGTGTATAAACGAGAATTTATACCAATTTTATGAGACAATTCTCAGGAAAGTTGATTTGAGGGGGGCTGATTTGGTTAAGGCTGATTTGAGATATGCCGATTTGACAGAAGCAAACCTATACCGAGTTGCCCTAGAGTTAGCTAACTTAGTCGGCGCTGACTTAAGCCGTACAAATCTAAAACGAGCCTCTCTATTTCAAGCTAACCTAGAGGGATCCGTCTTACAGGATACGAATCTGGTTGAAACCGATCTGAGATACGCCAACTTGAAAGATACTCAGCTAATGGGTGCTAATTTTTCGGGTTACCGTGTCAAAGGAGCTTGCTTTACAGGCGCTCAAGGTTTAACTCACCTACAAAAGCAGTGGCTAAAAGCCAATGTAGCTTTAAATATCACAACCTAG
- a CDS encoding AAA-like domain-containing protein, whose translation MKNIEELVEFALQLLATKTGVSLSYIQKVILRESLLENKKTYALIAEENNYSESYIKFTVAPKLWQLLSPVIGEKVNKKNVLTLLEQKFTNQNPPPTETITAISATRLTRPCYVLESPEGQVPLASSLYVERSPIEQTCYQEILKPCAFIRIKAPRKMGKTSLIARILDYGSSQNYHTVRFSCYHAGTQVLEKSDRFLRCFCANVTQQLGLESRLNDYWDEDMGALINSTIYFQGYLLKELSNPIVLALDGVDQLLEYPEVASDFFVLLRSWYEETKDTSVWQKLRIVIAHTVEVYIPLPTYRSPFNVGLEIELPTFSPEQVQDLAERHQLQLTNSELEQLMKLTGGFPYLIRLALYHSSRLNISVQMLLQDTTSSSGIYRQHLQSQLWNLQQHPKLADAFQQILTAPIQLEIEVAFNLKSLGLVHVIENKAIVSCDLYRAAREYFREWYAH comes from the coding sequence ATGAAAAACATTGAAGAACTTGTTGAATTTGCACTCCAGTTATTAGCTACAAAAACAGGGGTTTCACTTAGTTATATTCAAAAGGTAATCCTGCGAGAATCTCTACTTGAAAATAAAAAAACTTACGCTCTTATTGCTGAAGAAAATAACTACTCTGAAAGTTATATTAAATTCACAGTCGCGCCTAAACTATGGCAGTTGCTTTCACCGGTGATCGGTGAAAAAGTTAATAAGAAGAATGTCTTAACACTGCTAGAACAAAAGTTCACAAATCAAAATCCTCCTCCGACTGAGACAATAACAGCAATATCTGCGACGAGATTGACTAGGCCATGCTATGTTCTAGAATCTCCAGAAGGACAGGTTCCCCTCGCTTCTTCCTTGTACGTTGAGCGATCGCCTATTGAACAAACGTGTTATCAAGAGATTCTCAAACCCTGTGCCTTCATTCGCATCAAAGCACCGCGAAAGATGGGAAAGACTTCCTTGATAGCCCGAATTCTGGATTATGGGAGCAGTCAGAATTACCATACCGTGCGATTCAGCTGCTATCACGCCGGAACACAGGTGTTGGAAAAGAGTGATCGCTTCTTACGCTGCTTCTGTGCCAATGTCACTCAGCAGTTGGGTTTGGAATCTAGATTAAATGATTACTGGGATGAGGATATGGGAGCCTTGATTAACAGCACGATTTATTTTCAGGGCTATCTTCTCAAGGAACTCTCTAACCCTATAGTTTTAGCATTAGATGGCGTAGATCAATTACTTGAGTACCCAGAAGTCGCTAGTGATTTTTTCGTTTTGTTGCGTTCCTGGTATGAGGAAACCAAAGACACTTCAGTTTGGCAGAAATTACGAATAGTGATAGCTCATACCGTTGAAGTTTACATTCCCTTGCCTACCTATCGCTCTCCGTTTAATGTGGGATTGGAGATCGAACTGCCAACTTTTAGCCCAGAACAGGTGCAAGATTTAGCCGAACGTCACCAACTTCAACTCACGAATTCTGAACTTGAGCAATTAATGAAGCTCACTGGTGGCTTTCCATATTTAATCCGACTAGCATTGTATCATAGTAGTCGCTTGAATATTTCTGTACAAATGTTACTGCAAGATACTACAAGTTCTAGTGGAATCTATCGTCAACATCTTCAGTCTCAGTTATGGAACCTGCAACAGCATCCTAAATTAGCTGACGCCTTTCAACAGATTTTAACGGCTCCAATCCAATTAGAAATTGAGGTGGCGTTTAATTTAAAAAGTTTAGGATTAGTGCATGTTATCGAGAATAAAGCAATTGTTAGCTGCGATCTATATCGCGCCGCGCGCGAGTATTTCCGCGAATGGTACGCTCATTAA
- a CDS encoding DUF1427 family protein has translation MEFIKAAGMAILGGWIIGVVFAWLKLPAPVPPLLGLIGAGGVLFGGYCYELIYQLIFKQ, from the coding sequence ATGGAATTCATTAAAGCGGCTGGAATGGCAATTCTTGGAGGTTGGATTATCGGTGTGGTATTTGCTTGGTTAAAGCTACCGGCTCCGGTTCCTCCGTTATTAGGTTTGATTGGAGCAGGTGGAGTATTATTTGGAGGATATTGTTATGAGTTAATCTATCAACTCATTTTTAAACAGTGA
- a CDS encoding sugar phosphate isomerase/epimerase: protein MKTLIGKFVMYTVLNLTAPIANLNHCGHIGHTVNDFEKICYLAHKYQFEGINIDFNAGNNLNISACKQLLKQLNLKPASFGISVNLFGSQKEFEENLPLFELQAKEAQEIGCNLTLCYLPPFSNDRNFNDLFIQTSDRLGKLKPILQKYDIKIGLEFIGPTETRRSTKYDFIHTIDGTRALIASAGLYGYGGLKLDVHHWQNSGAGILDIHHLDLEYILYVELNDGLPGYDMFNIPEFERELPLTTGVTKIKDFLQALYQKGYRGPVAVEPWNQKIKNMPLEEAVKTVKQSLDRCLCFIKE from the coding sequence GTGAAAACATTGATAGGTAAATTTGTAATGTATACCGTTTTGAATTTAACTGCTCCTATTGCTAATTTAAATCATTGCGGACATATTGGTCATACGGTCAATGATTTTGAAAAAATTTGTTATTTGGCTCATAAATATCAATTTGAGGGGATTAATATTGATTTTAATGCGGGGAATAACTTAAATATTTCTGCTTGCAAACAATTGCTAAAGCAGCTTAATTTAAAACCCGCTTCATTTGGCATTTCTGTAAACTTATTTGGCAGTCAAAAAGAGTTTGAAGAAAATTTACCATTATTTGAATTACAGGCTAAAGAAGCTCAAGAAATCGGCTGTAACTTAACTCTCTGTTACCTCCCACCATTTAGCAATGATCGCAATTTTAACGATCTATTTATTCAAACTAGCGATCGCTTGGGTAAACTCAAACCGATTTTACAAAAATATGACATCAAAATTGGCTTAGAGTTTATTGGTCCAACTGAAACTAGACGCAGCACAAAATACGATTTTATTCATACTATAGATGGCACCCGTGCTTTGATTGCTAGTGCTGGATTATATGGATATGGTGGCTTAAAATTAGATGTTCACCATTGGCAAAATAGTGGGGCAGGGATATTGGATATTCACCATTTGGATTTGGAATATATATTGTATGTGGAATTAAATGATGGATTACCAGGTTATGATATGTTTAACATTCCCGAGTTTGAACGGGAACTACCATTGACGACAGGAGTAACCAAGATTAAAGATTTTTTACAAGCACTTTATCAGAAAGGATACCGAGGCCCTGTCGCGGTAGAACCCTGGAATCAAAAAATCAAAAATATGCCTTTAGAAGAAGCTGTTAAGACAGTAAAACAGTCTTTAGATCGGTGCTTATGTTTTATAAAAGAGTAG
- a CDS encoding 2-deoxy-scyllo-inosose synthase gives MKIQLNSQTLAWEPCKVIALSTHLEKPSPFYFGYDIHNQFLLELKKYSFDQIFFFTEPHLLDLYGKELYEQISAEFPCNLELVPPGEKCKSFTILEETCENLIAKGISKKSILLAFGGGTVGNLVGLASGMIYRGIRFVEIPTSMTGQTDSTLSNKQAINGKTGKNHFGLYHAPLFIWVDTKYLKTEPAFSRRSGIIEGIKNGFISDAIFLDYLEEALNPDVKFTDEELYKLAYNIIVSKLEILKQDPSEKGYGIILEYGHTFGHGIEWLEKGKISHGEAISFGMKIAAELSKEIGLISQEDVEKHYYLIEEKLGFKNPLPETITTERLMEAMIADNKKTGEDLRFVLLDKLGKCYNPEGDFLVTVDHDLVKKVVEKFIFNNKQFFHVNGSKFH, from the coding sequence ATGAAAATTCAACTAAATTCTCAAACATTAGCATGGGAACCCTGTAAAGTTATCGCACTCAGTACCCACCTGGAAAAACCTAGTCCATTTTATTTTGGATATGACATCCATAACCAATTTTTGTTGGAATTAAAGAAATACAGTTTCGACCAAATATTTTTCTTTACAGAACCACATTTACTTGATTTGTATGGAAAAGAACTGTACGAGCAAATTAGTGCCGAATTTCCTTGCAATCTTGAATTGGTACCGCCAGGGGAGAAATGTAAATCTTTTACAATTTTGGAAGAAACCTGCGAAAATCTTATTGCCAAAGGTATTTCCAAAAAATCTATCTTGTTAGCTTTTGGTGGCGGAACAGTTGGAAATCTAGTTGGTTTAGCCTCTGGGATGATTTACCGAGGTATCCGTTTTGTCGAAATCCCCACAAGTATGACTGGCCAAACGGACAGTACACTAAGTAATAAGCAGGCGATCAATGGTAAAACTGGAAAAAATCATTTCGGTCTTTATCATGCACCACTATTTATTTGGGTAGATACTAAATATCTCAAAACAGAGCCAGCTTTTTCTAGGCGAAGTGGCATAATTGAAGGAATAAAAAATGGTTTTATTTCTGATGCAATATTTTTGGACTATTTAGAAGAAGCCCTCAATCCTGATGTTAAGTTTACAGACGAAGAATTGTACAAACTCGCCTATAATATCATTGTCTCAAAACTAGAGATTCTCAAGCAAGATCCCAGCGAGAAAGGCTACGGTATTATTCTTGAGTACGGTCATACTTTCGGTCATGGTATTGAATGGCTGGAAAAGGGTAAAATTTCTCACGGAGAAGCCATTTCATTTGGGATGAAAATAGCTGCCGAACTTTCTAAAGAAATAGGATTAATTTCACAAGAAGATGTGGAAAAACATTATTATTTAATTGAAGAAAAACTTGGCTTTAAAAATCCTCTTCCGGAAACGATTACCACCGAAAGACTAATGGAGGCAATGATAGCAGATAATAAAAAAACCGGGGAAGATCTACGTTTTGTCTTATTGGATAAACTTGGCAAATGTTACAACCCTGAAGGCGATTTTTTGGTTACTGTTGACCATGATTTGGTGAAAAAAGTTGTTGAAAAGTTTATCTTCAACAATAAACAATTTTTTCACGTAAACGGAAGCAAATTTCATTAA
- a CDS encoding DUF1822 family protein, with protein sequence MIILRNAQIIKCKLEVKPGEKLAVKVALGEAEITENFVV encoded by the coding sequence TTGATTATCCTCAGAAACGCTCAAATTATTAAGTGTAAATTAGAGGTAAAACCGGGGGAGAAGTTGGCGGTCAAAGTGGCATTAGGGGAAGCCGAAATCACCGAAAATTTTGTGGTGTAA
- a CDS encoding Fic family protein — MFYLTIEQILDIHHQIIAQTGGGLRITNPGLTANDFWGSRNATLPEKAAALGFFLIKNHLFLDGNKRTGHAAM; from the coding sequence ATGTTCTACTTAACCATAGAACAAATTTTAGATATTCATCATCAAATTATTGCTCAGACGGGTGGGGGTTTAAGAATTACAAATCCGGGTTTAACCGCAAATGACTTTTGGGGGTCAAGAAATGCAACTCTTCCAGAAAAAGCCGCAGCATTAGGATTTTTTTTGATTAAAAATCATCTTTTTCTGGATGGGAATAAAAGAACAGGTCATGCAGCAATGTAA